From Arcobacter sp. CECT 8983, the proteins below share one genomic window:
- the mobB gene encoding molybdopterin-guanine dinucleotide biosynthesis protein B, whose product MNNQYKKLAVAFSGPSNSGKTTLVIKVSTLLQEKGYKVCIVKHDPGDKATFDVPKKDSFKFFETGANVAVVSPKRTTYFKNETSSIDEIIETFKDFDYLLVEGLKTLPLPRITIFRNKVDEAYFKYSNSIAFDETINENEIPSNLDKLDLNNPEEIINWIEKNAKRV is encoded by the coding sequence ATGAATAATCAATACAAAAAACTCGCAGTTGCTTTTAGTGGTCCGTCAAATAGTGGAAAAACTACCCTTGTTATAAAGGTTTCAACTCTTTTACAAGAGAAAGGATACAAAGTTTGTATCGTAAAACATGACCCTGGAGATAAAGCAACTTTTGATGTTCCTAAAAAAGATAGTTTCAAATTCTTTGAAACAGGTGCAAATGTTGCTGTAGTAAGTCCTAAAAGAACTACATATTTTAAAAATGAAACTTCATCGATTGATGAGATTATTGAAACTTTTAAAGACTTTGATTATTTATTAGTTGAAGGACTAAAAACTCTTCCTCTACCTAGAATTACGATCTTTAGGAATAAAGTAGATGAAGCTTATTTTAAATATAGTAACTCAATTGCTTTTGATGAAACTATTAATGAAAATGAAATTCCTTCTAACTTAGATAAACTAGACTTAAATAACCCAGAAGAGATAATCAACTGGATTGAAAAAAATGCAAAGAGAGTTTAA
- a CDS encoding class 1 fructose-bisphosphatase, with protein sequence MQEIFEAIKEASKQIQEVIELGDTAKSENENSTGDTQLKLDIASDIIIEKVFATIPSIKSIVSEEQENIVNLNENGEYLIAYDPLDGSSLVDVNLSVGSIYGIYKNDFTGDNIIASVYVVFGPRVEMVVAYENSVKLYRLFDGEFNYIKDIKLEQKGTLTATGSTQMCWSTHHKELINSMYEAGYYLRYSGGMVPDLHQILLKGGGLFSYPGTTDKPKGKLRQLFEVFPFALAYEFAGGRAVDGKNRVLEISTTHIHDTSPCFFGSNDEINRVLEVYKNHV encoded by the coding sequence ATGCAAGAAATATTTGAAGCAATAAAAGAAGCTAGTAAACAAATACAAGAAGTTATAGAATTAGGTGATACAGCAAAAAGTGAAAATGAAAACTCTACTGGTGATACTCAATTAAAACTTGATATTGCAAGTGATATAATCATTGAAAAAGTTTTTGCGACAATTCCATCAATTAAATCAATTGTTAGTGAAGAACAAGAAAATATTGTCAATTTAAATGAAAATGGAGAATATTTAATAGCTTACGATCCATTAGATGGGTCTTCGTTGGTTGATGTAAATTTATCTGTTGGTTCTATTTATGGTATATATAAAAATGATTTTACTGGAGATAATATTATTGCTTCAGTTTATGTTGTATTTGGACCAAGAGTAGAAATGGTTGTTGCATATGAAAATAGTGTAAAACTATATAGACTTTTTGATGGCGAATTTAATTATATAAAAGATATTAAATTAGAGCAAAAAGGAACATTAACAGCAACAGGTTCAACTCAAATGTGTTGGTCAACACACCATAAAGAACTTATAAATAGTATGTATGAAGCTGGATATTATTTAAGATATTCAGGAGGTATGGTTCCTGATTTACACCAAATCCTTCTAAAAGGTGGAGGATTATTTTCTTATCCTGGGACAACAGATAAACCAAAGGGTAAATTAAGACAACTATTTGAGGTTTTTCCTTTTGCTTTAGCCTATGAATTTGCAGGAGGAAGAGCTGTTGATGGTAAAAATAGAGTTTTAGAAATATCTACAACTCACATTCATGATACAAGCCCTTGTTTTTTTGGATCTAATGATGAAATTAATAGAGTATTAGAAGTTTACAAAAATCATGTCTGA
- the metG gene encoding methionine--tRNA ligase — MENSCKNVYITTPIYYVNDVAHIGHAYTTIIADMLARYSRLTGYNTYFLTGTDEHGQKIAQSAEQRGKTAKEYADEVSGKFRKLWDDFDISYDKFIRTTDEEHKIGVQKAFEKMYEKGDIYKGEYEGFYCVSCETFFTEKQLIDEQFCPDCGKPTNIVKEESYFFKLSKYEDKLIKWYEENEDCILPRAKKNEIMNFVKGGLKDLSISRTSFDWGVKLPESLNEPMHVMYVWLDALMNYVTALGYGTDEKNMEFWPAKVHLVGKDILRFHSVYWPAFLMSLDLPLPDHIAAHGWWTRDGEKMSKSKGNVVDPKEVADAYGLDAFRYFMLREVPFGQDGDFSQKALMDRINSDLGNDLGNLLNRISGMSGKYFDFKIDSKDVIKYHEKELNEVQEILDNVEKYVFNMQLNKYLEDIWKVLTIANRAIGDYEPWTKMKEGKEDEAMALVALITNIMAKVALLLDSVMPEKISKIATSLGLEINNDSYNKLIVNKELMGETTITKVEQLFPRIEEILLEQAKPTEVSKAEPEEKKTSKKEEKTESEEDNLITIDQFFETTLRIGTIIEAEEVPKSKKLLKLQVDVGEEKPRQVLAGIKEFYSAESLVGTQACVVANLKPAKLMGMLSEGMLLAAKDENGLSLIRPETSKTNGTKIS, encoded by the coding sequence ATGGAAAACTCTTGTAAAAATGTTTATATTACAACTCCTATTTATTATGTAAATGATGTAGCTCATATTGGTCATGCATATACAACAATTATTGCTGATATGTTAGCAAGATACTCAAGATTAACTGGATATAACACATATTTTTTAACAGGAACAGATGAACATGGGCAAAAGATTGCTCAAAGTGCAGAACAAAGAGGAAAAACTGCAAAAGAGTATGCTGATGAAGTATCAGGTAAGTTTAGAAAACTTTGGGATGATTTTGATATCTCTTATGATAAATTTATACGTACAACAGATGAAGAACATAAAATTGGTGTTCAAAAAGCTTTTGAAAAAATGTATGAAAAAGGTGATATTTATAAAGGTGAGTATGAAGGTTTTTATTGTGTATCATGTGAGACTTTCTTTACAGAAAAACAACTTATAGATGAACAATTTTGTCCTGATTGTGGTAAACCTACAAATATTGTAAAAGAAGAGAGTTATTTCTTTAAATTATCAAAATATGAAGATAAATTAATTAAATGGTACGAAGAGAATGAAGATTGTATTTTACCAAGAGCAAAGAAAAATGAAATTATGAACTTTGTAAAAGGTGGATTAAAAGACCTTTCTATTTCAAGAACATCTTTTGATTGGGGTGTAAAACTTCCAGAATCTTTAAATGAACCAATGCATGTAATGTATGTTTGGTTAGATGCTTTAATGAACTATGTTACTGCATTAGGTTATGGTACAGATGAAAAAAACATGGAGTTTTGGCCTGCAAAAGTTCATTTAGTTGGAAAAGATATTTTAAGATTCCACTCTGTTTATTGGCCAGCCTTTTTAATGTCTTTAGATTTACCATTACCAGATCATATTGCAGCTCATGGATGGTGGACAAGAGATGGTGAAAAAATGTCTAAATCAAAAGGGAATGTTGTAGATCCAAAAGAAGTAGCAGATGCTTATGGTTTAGATGCATTTAGATATTTCATGTTAAGAGAAGTTCCATTTGGACAAGATGGAGATTTTTCTCAAAAAGCTTTAATGGATAGAATTAACTCTGATTTAGGAAATGATTTAGGAAACCTTTTAAATAGAATTTCTGGAATGTCTGGAAAATATTTTGATTTTAAAATTGATTCAAAAGATGTTATAAAATATCATGAAAAAGAGTTAAATGAAGTTCAAGAGATTTTAGACAATGTAGAGAAATATGTATTTAATATGCAACTTAATAAATATTTAGAAGATATTTGGAAAGTATTAACAATTGCAAATAGAGCAATTGGTGATTATGAACCTTGGACAAAAATGAAAGAAGGTAAAGAAGATGAAGCAATGGCATTAGTTGCTTTAATTACTAATATTATGGCTAAAGTTGCCCTACTTTTAGATTCAGTTATGCCAGAAAAGATTTCTAAAATTGCTACTTCATTAGGTCTTGAAATCAATAATGATTCATACAATAAACTTATTGTAAATAAAGAGCTTATGGGGGAAACAACTATTACAAAAGTAGAACAACTTTTCCCAAGAATTGAAGAAATTTTATTAGAACAAGCAAAACCTACTGAAGTTTCAAAAGCTGAACCTGAAGAGAAAAAAACTTCTAAAAAAGAAGAAAAAACTGAGTCTGAAGAAGATAATCTAATTACAATCGACCAATTCTTTGAAACAACTTTAAGAATTGGAACAATTATAGAGGCTGAAGAAGTTCCAAAATCTAAAAAGCTTTTAAAGCTTCAAGTTGATGTAGGTGAAGAAAAACCTAGACAAGTACTTGCAGGAATTAAAGAATTCTATTCTGCTGAGAGTTTAGTTGGTACACAAGCTTGTGTTGTAGCAAATTTAAAACCAGCTAAATTAATGGGTATGTTAAGTGAAGGTATGCTTCTTGCAGCAAAAGATGAGAATGGTTTATCTTTAATAAGACCAGAAACTTCAAAAACTAATGGGACAAAAATAAGCTAG
- a CDS encoding peptidoglycan synthetase, giving the protein MQITSLLDIVDGRLLNQPSISFIYSIKTNARKVKEGDLFIVQNKEEIKEALENGAFALIIDENVEVIDNEIAWIKVNNLNEAITKLIRFQLSNKKLTAFYCNSVSYDLFEILKKSTTHNHIKLIPKKLSKFFKFIDDIEDNDTIICSCQKTLENIYPVNFDFNTKQYEIKNLIEHSIFETTFSYQDRYFSKIKIPSLYLKEFLDVYSFLGFDADLNKLKKFNKLRPIFVDKLINHTDYGRTDKFLIAQENKELIEEEIKYLKNKYKYAKILYFSFEEELYTENIEYIHLTSLHNLKAFLKKNSFNAAYFVGLDHDTLYEQVSKENNSPTLI; this is encoded by the coding sequence GTGCAAATTACATCTTTATTAGATATAGTTGATGGTAGGTTACTAAACCAACCATCAATCTCTTTTATATACTCTATTAAAACTAATGCAAGAAAAGTAAAAGAAGGAGACCTTTTTATTGTTCAAAATAAAGAGGAAATCAAAGAAGCATTGGAAAATGGTGCTTTTGCTTTAATTATTGATGAAAACGTTGAAGTAATTGATAATGAAATTGCATGGATTAAAGTTAATAATTTAAATGAAGCAATTACAAAATTAATTAGATTCCAACTTTCAAATAAAAAACTTACTGCATTTTATTGTAATAGTGTTAGTTATGACCTTTTTGAAATTCTTAAAAAATCCACAACGCATAATCATATAAAACTTATTCCAAAAAAGTTATCAAAGTTTTTTAAATTTATAGATGATATTGAAGATAATGATACAATAATATGTTCATGTCAAAAAACACTTGAAAATATATATCCAGTAAATTTTGATTTTAATACTAAGCAATATGAAATAAAAAACTTAATTGAGCACTCTATATTTGAGACTACTTTTTCTTATCAAGATAGATATTTCTCAAAAATAAAAATACCAAGTTTATATTTAAAAGAGTTTTTAGATGTATATAGTTTTTTAGGTTTTGATGCAGATTTAAATAAATTGAAAAAGTTTAATAAATTAAGACCTATATTTGTTGATAAACTAATTAACCATACTGATTATGGAAGAACAGATAAATTTTTAATAGCTCAAGAAAACAAAGAGCTAATAGAAGAAGAAATAAAATATTTAAAAAATAAGTATAAATATGCAAAGATTTTGTATTTTTCTTTTGAAGAAGAGCTTTATACAGAAAATATTGAATATATTCATTTGACTTCTTTACATAATTTAAAAGCTTTTTTAAAGAAAAACTCTTTTAATGCGGCCTATTTTGTTGGTTTAGATCATGATACATTATATGAACAAGTATCTAAAGAAAATAATAGCCCAACATTGATTTAA
- a CDS encoding S24 family peptidase encodes MLAVPEIIEKLKDIISKDGKLGKVFDKDVAGALDLSQVNFATMKNRGKIPFSNILDFCARKKISINWLLYNQNPGSLVDSTDKYWIRYYPEVRVSAGGGAYENDDEYESLEVPPYFINMLGGKENLKNIEAINVVGDSMEPTLNSDNVIFIDKTKKDASRDGIYAFTTNHGLFVKRIQKRVDGKLDVISDNKDYPKQVLDNSELNIVGKVVSTFGMIY; translated from the coding sequence ATGTTAGCTGTACCAGAGATAATAGAAAAATTAAAAGATATTATAAGTAAAGATGGAAAGTTAGGAAAGGTTTTTGATAAAGATGTAGCCGGAGCTTTAGATTTAAGCCAAGTAAATTTTGCAACAATGAAAAATAGAGGAAAAATACCATTTTCTAATATTTTAGACTTTTGTGCAAGAAAAAAGATATCAATTAACTGGTTACTCTACAATCAAAATCCAGGTTCATTAGTTGATTCTACAGATAAATATTGGATTAGATATTATCCTGAAGTAAGAGTAAGTGCTGGTGGTGGAGCATATGAAAATGATGATGAATATGAAAGTTTAGAAGTTCCCCCATATTTTATAAATATGTTAGGTGGAAAAGAAAATCTTAAAAATATTGAAGCTATTAATGTAGTAGGGGACTCTATGGAACCAACTTTAAATAGTGATAATGTGATTTTTATTGACAAAACTAAAAAAGATGCATCAAGGGATGGAATATATGCATTTACAACAAACCATGGATTATTTGTAAAGAGAATACAAAAAAGAGTAGATGGAAAATTAGATGTAATATCTGATAATAAAGATTATCCTAAACAAGTATTAGATAACAGTGAATTAAATATTGTAGGTAAGGTTGTAAGTACTTTTGGTATGATTTACTAA
- a CDS encoding OadG family protein, translating into METNLIAEAVKFMVLGMGIVFLFLIVMVYALKLQAKIIGKYFPEKSTPVPTKPTVTTGAKNINETAKIAAVVAAVQHHKNLKG; encoded by the coding sequence ATGGAAACAAACTTAATTGCGGAGGCAGTAAAGTTTATGGTCTTAGGAATGGGGATAGTATTCTTGTTCTTGATCGTAATGGTCTATGCTTTAAAACTGCAAGCAAAAATCATAGGGAAGTATTTTCCAGAGAAAAGTACACCAGTACCTACAAAGCCCACAGTAACTACAGGGGCGAAAAATATAAACGAAACTGCAAAGATAGCGGCTGTAGTAGCAGCTGTTCAACATCATAAAAATCTAAAAGGTTAA